A stretch of DNA from Streptomyces spiramyceticus:
TGCACGTGCCCGAGCCGCTGTGGTTGATGATCGCCGAGCACGTCGGCAGCAACGCGTCCATGGGGACGAAGTCGACGATCCGGGTGTTGTCCGGGATCCGCGGCAGCAGGTCCCGCTGGGCGTCGTCCAGGGTCGCCACCAACTCGATGTCCAGGTCGGCCAGCGCTTCGATGAACTTCTGCACCGGCACCTCGTCCTCGCCGTACTCCCGCGAGGACACCCCCAGGGTCAGGCAGACGCGCGGGCGCTTCGGCTCCTCGGTCAGCCAGTCGGGAATCACCGCCGAGCCGTTGTACGGGGTGTAGCGCATCGGGACGGTCGGCAGGTCCAGGCCGAGGCTGACGCCCTCCGCCATGGGATCCACGCTCCACTGGCCGAGCACGTCCTCCTCCCGGAAGTCGCACCCGTAGCGCTCCAGCGCCCAGGTCAGCCACTCCGCGATCGGGTCGTCCCGGTGCTCCTCGGGCTGCTGCGCCTGGGCCTGGAGGAACTTCGTCCGCATCAGCCCGATCGTGTCCGGACCCCACAGGACGCGAGCATGCGCCGCCCCGCACGCACGGGCCGCCACCGGCCCCGCATAGGTGAACGGCTCCCAGAGCACCAGGTCGGGCTTCCACGACCTGGCGAAGTCGACGATGCTGTCGAGGGTCGTGGCGCCGTTGAGCGGTTCGAGCCACAGACCGGAGAGGATCACCTGCTGGGCGAGCAACTTCTCCCAGTCCAGGGCGTCCTGCAGGGTACCGAGGAAGTCGAACTCGTCGATCCCGTGCTGATACGGCTGAAGATCGCCCTCGACCTCCTCGAAGATCTGGGCCAGCGACTCCTCCTCGGCGAGCGGGAACCCCGGGATGCCGCTGGAGGTGATGGCGTCGATCAGCGACGGCTGGCCGGCCGCCACCACCTCGTGCCCCGAGGCACGCAGCGCCCAGATCAGAGGCACCAGGTGGTAGTAGTGCGTGTGGTGCGGAATGGAAGTCACGAGGACGCGCACGGGACTCCTTTCATCGGACTTCGAGGGGTTCTGAGGGGGATACCGGCCGGGGGCCTGTCAGGAGTACGCGACGGGGAACCGCGCATACCTGCCGAGGACGGGGGAGCGGCGCCGCCGGACGATGTCGCCCTCCCGCCGCAGCCGGGGGGCTACCTCGGCCAGCACGCCCAACGCGGTCTCGGCGGTTCGCCCGACGAACTCCCCGGAAAGTGCGAAGTACAGGTCGTCCGGCAGGCCCGC
This window harbors:
- a CDS encoding activator-dependent family glycosyltransferase — translated: MRVLVTSIPHHTHYYHLVPLIWALRASGHEVVAAGQPSLIDAITSSGIPGFPLAEEESLAQIFEEVEGDLQPYQHGIDEFDFLGTLQDALDWEKLLAQQVILSGLWLEPLNGATTLDSIVDFARSWKPDLVLWEPFTYAGPVAARACGAAHARVLWGPDTIGLMRTKFLQAQAQQPEEHRDDPIAEWLTWALERYGCDFREEDVLGQWSVDPMAEGVSLGLDLPTVPMRYTPYNGSAVIPDWLTEEPKRPRVCLTLGVSSREYGEDEVPVQKFIEALADLDIELVATLDDAQRDLLPRIPDNTRIVDFVPMDALLPTCSAIINHSGSGTCNTAALHGVPQIILGNILDAAVRQHMFAQSSAALTFAPEEVTGESLRSALVRLLGEPKFRDGAQRLKERMRAMPSPAGIVPTLESLTARHRRA